A DNA window from Rhizobium sp. NXC14 contains the following coding sequences:
- the gmd gene encoding GDP-mannose 4,6-dehydratase has translation MKNKNRVALITGITGQDGAYLAEFLLEKGYIVHGLKRRSSSFNTSRIEHLYEDPHVENPRFILHFGDMTDSTNLIRVVQETQPDEIYNLAAQSHVQVSFETPEYTANADGTGTLRLLEAIRLLGLTRKTRFYQASTSELYGKVQEVPQSETTPFYPRSPYAAAKLYAYWIVVNYREAYGIHASNGILFNHESPIRGETFVTRKITRAAAAIHLGLQERLYLGNLDAQRDWGHAREYVRGMWLMLQQDEPEDYVLATGETHSVRAFVDKAFAKVGMPIDWRGNGVEEKGYDKTSGRCVVEIDPAYFRPTEVDLLIGDPTKAHTKLGWKHETSLDQLVTEMVREDLKVMARNVPAVSVTRAFAYA, from the coding sequence GTGAAGAATAAAAACAGGGTTGCGCTGATTACGGGTATAACAGGTCAGGACGGTGCATATCTGGCCGAGTTTCTCTTGGAGAAGGGCTATATTGTTCACGGCCTCAAGCGACGCTCATCGTCCTTCAACACCAGCCGCATCGAGCATCTATACGAGGATCCGCATGTCGAGAATCCCCGGTTCATCTTGCATTTCGGGGACATGACCGATTCAACGAATCTCATCCGTGTCGTTCAGGAAACGCAGCCGGACGAGATCTATAATCTCGCAGCACAGAGCCACGTTCAAGTCTCTTTCGAGACGCCGGAATATACGGCCAACGCGGATGGAACCGGCACCCTTCGGCTGCTTGAAGCAATTCGCCTCCTGGGACTGACCAGGAAGACGCGCTTCTATCAAGCGTCCACCTCGGAGCTCTACGGCAAAGTTCAGGAAGTCCCGCAAAGTGAAACGACGCCGTTCTACCCTCGATCACCCTACGCAGCGGCCAAGCTCTACGCCTATTGGATCGTGGTCAATTATCGCGAGGCATATGGCATACACGCCTCGAACGGCATCTTGTTCAATCATGAAAGCCCGATCCGCGGCGAGACCTTCGTGACCCGTAAAATCACCCGGGCGGCGGCTGCGATCCATCTTGGACTGCAGGAGAGGCTCTATCTCGGCAATTTGGATGCACAGCGCGACTGGGGACATGCGCGAGAATATGTCCGTGGGATGTGGCTGATGCTGCAGCAGGACGAACCGGAGGACTATGTCCTGGCAACCGGCGAAACGCATTCGGTTCGCGCCTTTGTCGACAAAGCCTTTGCCAAAGTGGGCATGCCGATTGATTGGCGTGGCAACGGGGTCGAGGAAAAGGGGTATGACAAGACATCCGGTCGGTGCGTGGTGGAGATCGATCCGGCTTATTTCCGCCCGACTGAAGTTGACCTTCTGATCGGTGATCCGACGAAGGCGCATACGAAGCTTGGCTGGAAACACGAGACCAGCCTTGATCAGCTGGTTACGGAGATGGTCCGCGAGGATCTGAAAGTCATGGCACGAAATGTCCCGGCAGTGAGTGTAACCAGGGCCTTTGCCTATGCCTGA
- a CDS encoding porin, which yields MNIKSLLLGSAAALAVVSGAQAADAIVAAEPEPVEYVRVCDAYGTGYFYIPGTETCLKIEGYIRFQVNVGEDVGGDSDWDAVTRGQVQFTAKSDTEYGPLTGVIVMQFNADNATDQEAKLDSAYLDVAGFRAGLFYSWWDDGLSGETDDIGSIVTLHNSIRYQYESGDFYAGLSVDELEDGFYKSGEGPNNVGVAFGLGGKAGAFSYQLTGGWDFDNEDGAIRAMGTVDIGPGTLGLAAVYSSGPNSYYSAAEWAVAAEYAIKATDKLKITPGVQYYGDYYVAGDDFSDGDAWKVGLTVDYQIVDNFYAKASVQYLDPEDADDSTTGYFRLQRSF from the coding sequence TGCTGACGCTATTGTTGCTGCTGAGCCGGAACCGGTTGAATATGTTCGCGTCTGCGACGCTTACGGCACCGGCTACTTCTACATCCCGGGCACCGAAACCTGCCTCAAGATCGAAGGCTACATCCGTTTCCAGGTTAACGTTGGCGAAGACGTCGGCGGCGACTCTGACTGGGATGCAGTCACCCGCGGTCAGGTTCAGTTCACCGCCAAGAGCGACACCGAATATGGTCCGCTGACCGGCGTCATCGTCATGCAGTTCAATGCTGACAATGCTACCGACCAGGAAGCCAAGCTCGACTCCGCTTACCTCGACGTCGCGGGCTTCCGCGCCGGTCTGTTCTACAGCTGGTGGGACGATGGTCTCTCGGGTGAAACCGACGACATCGGCTCGATCGTAACGCTGCACAACTCCATCCGCTATCAGTACGAAAGCGGCGACTTCTACGCTGGTCTCAGCGTCGACGAACTGGAAGACGGCTTCTACAAGTCTGGCGAAGGCCCGAACAACGTAGGCGTTGCCTTCGGTCTCGGCGGCAAGGCTGGCGCCTTTAGCTACCAGCTCACCGGCGGTTGGGACTTCGACAACGAAGACGGCGCTATCCGTGCAATGGGTACGGTTGACATCGGCCCCGGCACGCTCGGCCTCGCAGCCGTGTACTCTTCCGGCCCGAACTCCTACTACTCCGCAGCTGAATGGGCTGTCGCTGCCGAATACGCTATCAAGGCAACCGACAAGCTCAAGATCACTCCTGGCGTCCAGTACTACGGCGACTACTACGTTGCTGGCGACGACTTCAGCGACGGCGATGCCTGGAAGGTCGGTCTGACGGTTGATTACCAGATCGTTGACAACTTCTACGCCAAGGCTTCGGTTCAGTACCTCGATCCGGAAGACGCTGACGACTCCACGACGGGCTACTTCCGCCTGCAGCGTTCGTTCTAA